The following proteins are encoded in a genomic region of Terriglobales bacterium:
- a CDS encoding transposase, giving the protein MASSAPKRGKTLIRPEFQERLWKLIVSVAVERGMRVPAIGGIENHAHILLSVPAVLPLAKALQSIKGVSSKWINEKSPGRGRFAWQEGYGAFSVGPSQIENTIRYIRNQREHHRKQTFEQEYILFLKKNSMEYDERFVFG; this is encoded by the coding sequence ATTGCGTCTTCAGCACCAAAGAGAGGCAAAACTTTGATTCGTCCGGAATTTCAAGAACGCCTGTGGAAACTCATTGTCTCGGTGGCCGTGGAGCGCGGCATGAGAGTTCCGGCCATCGGCGGCATCGAAAACCATGCCCACATCCTGCTTTCCGTCCCGGCGGTGCTGCCGCTGGCAAAAGCCCTCCAAAGCATCAAAGGTGTTTCCTCCAAATGGATCAATGAAAAATCTCCCGGCCGCGGCAGGTTTGCCTGGCAGGAGGGCTACGGCGCATTCAGCGTCGGCCCTTCCCAAATTGAAAACACGATCCGGTACATCAGGAACCAGCGGGAACATCACCGCAAACAGACGTTCGAACAAGAATATATTTTGTTTTTGAAGAAGAACAGCATGGAATATGACGAACGCTTCGTATTCGGATAA
- a CDS encoding M48 family metallopeptidase yields MKRRTFQAKVLAVILAVLIAEPTWLGAQQQPQLPDPGSASGMTKQEQEQAGLQAMAEVYKQMPVLPDSSPVTQYVQQLGRRLVPAIPQDQSWPYQFHVIPQKDINAFALPGGPIFINLGTIQAADSEAELAGVMSHEMSHIYMQHSAKQAGKASLAQGLLGILGAVLPGNTVGNIARLGIQIGAGTVFMKYSRADEAQADAVGAIIMYRAGFNPKALAEFFQKLEQQGGAGSPQFLSDHPSPGNRVASVEKEIQGWPPRGYFDTSQAFVSAKQQSNGIRTYTAQEIADGAKQGLWAQQNAQGGAIPSNLPSASTNNNGAPVGSQNGNITNVSYRQIKPSSNFTQFTHNAFNISYPSNWQTAGDQNSTVTIAPQAGVSQGTIAYGAIVGGAQEQNNSSLDQAMQDLIQNLQQSNAGMQVSGNPQSIQVNGVQGRSVNLIGNSPVQQNGRALAERDWLVALPRPQGGLLYVVFIAPQNQFSQLSRTYQKMLNSLRMK; encoded by the coding sequence ATGAAACGACGCACATTTCAAGCAAAAGTATTGGCAGTGATATTGGCAGTGCTCATCGCTGAACCAACATGGTTGGGCGCTCAACAGCAACCGCAATTGCCCGATCCCGGCTCCGCTTCCGGGATGACCAAACAGGAGCAGGAACAAGCCGGCTTGCAAGCCATGGCTGAGGTGTACAAGCAAATGCCTGTTCTGCCCGACTCCAGCCCGGTGACGCAGTACGTCCAGCAGTTGGGAAGAAGGCTGGTCCCTGCGATCCCACAGGACCAGTCGTGGCCCTACCAATTCCACGTTATTCCGCAAAAGGACATCAATGCCTTTGCCCTGCCCGGCGGACCTATTTTCATCAATCTGGGCACGATCCAGGCGGCCGATAGTGAAGCCGAACTGGCGGGCGTGATGTCCCACGAGATGTCTCACATTTACATGCAGCACTCCGCGAAACAGGCGGGGAAAGCATCGCTGGCCCAGGGACTTCTGGGCATTCTGGGCGCCGTTCTCCCGGGCAACACCGTCGGCAATATCGCCCGTTTAGGCATACAGATTGGCGCCGGGACGGTGTTCATGAAGTATTCCCGCGCCGATGAAGCTCAGGCCGATGCGGTAGGCGCCATCATCATGTACCGGGCGGGCTTCAACCCCAAGGCCCTGGCCGAGTTCTTCCAGAAGCTCGAGCAACAAGGCGGAGCCGGCAGCCCGCAGTTTCTCAGCGACCACCCCAGCCCGGGCAACCGTGTAGCTTCGGTTGAGAAAGAGATTCAGGGCTGGCCCCCGAGGGGTTATTTTGATACTAGCCAGGCCTTCGTTAGCGCCAAGCAACAGTCGAACGGTATTAGAACCTATACGGCCCAGGAAATTGCCGACGGCGCCAAGCAGGGTCTCTGGGCGCAACAGAATGCCCAGGGCGGCGCCATTCCGTCAAACCTGCCTTCAGCATCTACCAACAACAACGGCGCTCCGGTCGGTTCCCAGAATGGGAATATCACCAATGTAAGCTACAGACAGATCAAGCCCAGCAGCAACTTCACCCAATTCACGCACAACGCCTTCAACATTTCGTATCCCTCGAATTGGCAGACTGCCGGCGACCAGAATTCGACGGTCACCATCGCCCCGCAAGCCGGCGTTTCACAGGGAACAATTGCCTATGGCGCTATTGTCGGTGGGGCGCAGGAACAGAACAACTCTTCGCTTGATCAGGCGATGCAAGACCTGATCCAGAATCTGCAACAGTCCAACGCCGGCATGCAGGTGTCAGGAAACCCGCAAAGTATCCAGGTCAATGGTGTGCAGGGCCGGTCGGTGAATCTCATTGGCAATTCGCCCGTTCAGCAGAATGGCAGAGCGCTGGCGGAGCGCGATTGGCTGGTAGCGTTGCCGCGTCCCCAGGGTGGCTTGCTGTACGTGGTGTTTATTGCTCCGCAGAACCAGTTCAGTCAGTTGAGCCGCACTTACCAAAAGATGCTGAACAGCTTACGGATGAAGTAA
- a CDS encoding proline iminopeptidase-family hydrolase produces MKKTKTLSVLVCGFMFVSIFCSTSHGQTSKPKASAVHGIQSQAVFPIEEGLVDAHGVLIYYTTVGRGAPLMIVHGGPGASHDYFLPYLLPLARTNKLIFIDERGSGRSEKLEDTTQYTVENMVEDVEAVRQALGLGKINLLGHSYGGVLAQAYALKYQQNLTHLILGSTFQSTSAMNEVLAHEKQNMAPDERAKLENFEKAGLFGKGKVWENNRYPNDYAALAWGDGYFPFLYQRRPDPNYDPVAGNTTLSWDLYREMWGSHGEFVIDGNLKSVEYTDRLSSIHVPTLMICGDHDESDPSLSRTMHEKIAGSKLVIVPQSGHMTFVDQPNLFIKSVDDFLHGR; encoded by the coding sequence ATGAAAAAGACAAAGACCTTATCCGTTCTAGTCTGCGGTTTCATGTTCGTCTCCATCTTTTGTTCTACTAGCCACGGCCAGACCAGCAAGCCCAAGGCATCGGCGGTGCACGGCATCCAGTCGCAAGCCGTTTTTCCCATCGAAGAGGGTTTGGTTGATGCTCACGGTGTCTTGATCTACTACACGACCGTGGGCCGGGGAGCGCCGCTGATGATCGTCCATGGCGGGCCGGGGGCATCGCACGATTATTTTCTGCCCTACCTGCTGCCCCTGGCGCGGACCAACAAGCTCATCTTCATAGACGAACGCGGCTCCGGCCGCTCCGAAAAACTCGAGGACACCACCCAGTACACCGTCGAAAACATGGTGGAAGACGTGGAAGCAGTCCGCCAGGCGCTGGGCCTGGGGAAGATCAATCTGCTCGGCCATTCTTACGGTGGCGTGCTGGCCCAGGCCTACGCCTTGAAGTATCAGCAAAACCTGACGCACCTCATACTGGGCAGCACCTTCCAGAGCACCTCGGCCATGAACGAAGTGCTGGCCCATGAAAAGCAGAATATGGCGCCTGATGAGCGTGCAAAACTCGAGAACTTTGAGAAGGCCGGTCTGTTCGGCAAAGGCAAAGTTTGGGAAAACAACCGCTATCCCAACGACTATGCCGCACTCGCCTGGGGCGACGGATATTTCCCATTTTTGTACCAACGCCGCCCCGATCCCAACTACGATCCCGTGGCCGGCAACACCACCTTGTCATGGGACCTTTATCGCGAGATGTGGGGATCGCACGGCGAGTTCGTGATTGACGGCAACCTGAAGTCGGTGGAGTACACCGACCGGCTGTCGAGTATCCATGTGCCCACGTTGATGATCTGCGGGGACCACGATGAATCCGACCCATCGCTCTCGCGCACGATGCACGAAAAGATTGCCGGATCAAAGCTGGTGATCGTGCCCCAATCCGGACACATGACCTTCGTGGACCAGCCCAATCTGTTCATCAAGTCGGTGGACGACTTTTTGCACGGAAGGTGA
- a CDS encoding tetratricopeptide repeat protein gives MPPQMQESVHGTLRFGVYEADLRSGELRKHGLRVPLEEKPFQALVVLLRYANEVVTREELRQQLWPSDVFIDFTHSLNTVIAKARRALNDSAEKPRFIETVGRHGYRFIEKVVIEMPKAAAPPDLQLLRKAENVAVQTPAIAIAAPLDPAARRPESKKSHPVKTWAIAVVTPIALALMVIAILNPWGWRDALLGKPGHPIRSLAVLPLENLSGDPSQEYFADGMTDELTTDLAQIGSLRVISRTSSMQYKYAHKSLPQIAQELNVDAVVEGSVQRTGDHVKIRAQLIEGHNDRHLWAENYESDLRDVLALQDNVARDIARKIRVELTPKEPTVQAASFQVNPAAYDAYLLGRYYFEQRNEQGLKKSIDYFNQAIAIDPNYALAYSGLADSYHVFGTYGIMPPDEAIAKSEAMARKALSIDNSLGEAHAVMADNLTTYHWDWAAAEPEYKRAIELNPSYATVREWYAEYLNAMGRPQEAIAEIKKAQEVDPISLITNAVIGRVFFMSRQYDQAIAQCKKTIEMDPSFPRTYVYLARVYEQKGMYDEAWTNYHKSRVLMGSEPESQSIPPAKGLDAQSYWKQRLAWAQYDLKHGRKASFDLAVAYSYLGDKDRAFEWLEKAYQEHNSWMAELKINPMNDPLRSDPRFQSLLKRMKLE, from the coding sequence ATGCCTCCGCAGATGCAGGAATCGGTGCATGGAACGCTACGCTTTGGCGTGTATGAGGCCGACCTGCGCTCGGGGGAGCTACGCAAACACGGGCTGCGGGTACCGCTGGAAGAAAAGCCTTTTCAAGCCCTGGTAGTTCTGTTGCGGTACGCCAATGAAGTTGTCACCCGGGAAGAACTTCGTCAGCAGCTCTGGCCATCCGACGTTTTCATCGACTTCACCCACAGTCTGAACACGGTGATCGCCAAGGCCCGCCGTGCTTTGAATGACAGCGCGGAAAAGCCCCGCTTTATTGAGACCGTGGGCCGGCACGGCTATCGCTTCATTGAAAAAGTCGTAATCGAGATGCCCAAGGCGGCAGCTCCGCCCGATTTGCAGTTACTTCGCAAAGCAGAAAACGTGGCGGTGCAAACGCCTGCCATTGCGATCGCCGCTCCACTCGATCCTGCTGCTCGACGTCCAGAATCCAAGAAATCCCACCCTGTAAAAACCTGGGCGATTGCTGTAGTAACGCCCATTGCCTTGGCGTTAATGGTCATTGCGATCCTCAACCCCTGGGGATGGCGCGATGCTCTACTGGGCAAGCCAGGGCATCCTATTCGTTCGCTGGCTGTGCTGCCTCTTGAAAATCTCTCCGGCGACCCTTCGCAGGAATATTTTGCGGATGGAATGACCGACGAATTAACCACTGATCTGGCTCAAATCGGATCGCTGCGCGTAATCTCGCGCACTTCCAGCATGCAATACAAGTATGCGCATAAATCCCTGCCGCAGATTGCCCAGGAATTGAATGTGGATGCCGTGGTGGAAGGCTCGGTGCAGCGTACGGGTGATCATGTAAAAATCCGGGCACAATTGATCGAAGGACATAATGACAGACATCTATGGGCAGAGAACTACGAATCAGACCTGCGTGACGTGCTGGCACTGCAGGATAACGTAGCCCGCGACATCGCCCGCAAAATCCGGGTCGAGCTGACTCCGAAAGAGCCTACGGTGCAAGCCGCAAGCTTCCAGGTGAACCCGGCTGCCTATGATGCTTATCTTCTGGGCCGCTATTACTTTGAGCAGCGTAATGAGCAAGGACTGAAGAAGAGCATTGACTATTTCAACCAGGCCATCGCCATTGACCCTAACTATGCCCTTGCCTACAGCGGGCTGGCGGATTCCTACCATGTATTTGGCACCTACGGAATCATGCCGCCCGATGAGGCTATTGCCAAATCAGAGGCTATGGCGCGCAAAGCCCTCTCGATTGACAACAGTTTAGGCGAGGCCCACGCCGTCATGGCAGATAATTTGACAACGTACCATTGGGATTGGGCCGCCGCCGAGCCGGAATACAAACGCGCGATTGAACTGAACCCCAGCTATGCCACCGTCAGGGAGTGGTATGCGGAATACCTTAATGCCATGGGAAGGCCCCAGGAAGCCATCGCGGAAATCAAGAAGGCGCAAGAGGTTGATCCGATTTCCTTGATCACGAACGCGGTCATAGGGCGGGTTTTCTTCATGTCCCGGCAATACGATCAGGCCATCGCACAATGCAAGAAAACCATTGAGATGGATCCCAGCTTCCCTCGCACTTATGTTTATCTCGCCCGGGTTTACGAACAGAAAGGAATGTACGATGAAGCCTGGACGAACTACCACAAATCCCGTGTCTTGATGGGATCGGAACCTGAGTCCCAGTCCATTCCTCCAGCCAAGGGCCTCGACGCCCAATCCTATTGGAAGCAGCGGCTGGCATGGGCACAATATGATCTGAAACATGGCCGCAAGGCGTCTTTTGATCTGGCCGTCGCCTATTCTTATTTAGGAGACAAAGACCGCGCCTTTGAGTGGCTGGAAAAAGCCTATCAGGAACACAACAGTTGGATGGCGGAACTGAAGATCAATCCTATGAACGATCCTCTACGCTCCGATCCTCGCTTCCAAAGTCTTCTCAAGCGCATGAAGTTGGAGTAA
- a CDS encoding aldo/keto reductase produces the protein MALAWLLAKPFVSSILLGASKVSQLEDNLAAANVQLTANELAELATLTAPVAIYPNWFQAKTHDPAASAALGKKNATT, from the coding sequence GTGGCGCTGGCGTGGTTGCTGGCAAAACCTTTTGTATCGTCTATCTTGCTCGGAGCCAGCAAGGTTTCTCAACTTGAGGACAACCTGGCGGCCGCCAATGTTCAACTCACGGCGAACGAGCTGGCCGAACTCGCTACACTGACCGCTCCAGTCGCCATTTATCCCAACTGGTTCCAAGCCAAAACGCATGACCCGGCTGCGAGTGCGGCGTTGGGAAAAAAGAATGCCACTACGTGA
- a CDS encoding YfbM family protein yields MGMQASLEQISSERLSEFIQHPQLAYKHILASIKQHGDEMLGQIMDISRLDPEEFLRSSLEGIDEYPDASAEQKAQVREQLKERLEQTLSRLAAAQGRPKPGPQLVKGNKKTLPEEPRRIFPLEKDWHILHYILNGTAEGGTGPLADVVLGGTEIPDQEGIMGYGPARYLTPQQVKAVAQSLAAVDFAKLVKAFDPKDAAAKRIYGLAPYPGRPVIISLEDVAGFVKPVRAFYAEASQDGNAMLLYIT; encoded by the coding sequence ATGGGAATGCAAGCCTCGCTGGAGCAGATCAGTTCGGAGAGACTTTCGGAGTTCATTCAGCATCCGCAGCTCGCCTATAAGCACATTCTTGCCTCGATAAAACAACATGGAGATGAGATGTTAGGTCAGATCATGGACATCTCCAGACTCGATCCCGAGGAATTCCTTCGCAGCAGCCTGGAAGGAATCGACGAATATCCTGATGCTTCCGCAGAACAGAAGGCACAGGTCAGGGAGCAGCTCAAAGAGCGTCTTGAGCAGACGTTATCCCGGCTGGCTGCAGCTCAGGGCAGGCCAAAACCCGGCCCGCAACTCGTTAAGGGAAACAAGAAAACTTTGCCCGAAGAGCCGCGAAGGATCTTTCCCCTCGAAAAAGACTGGCATATTCTTCACTACATCTTGAATGGCACGGCCGAGGGTGGAACCGGACCACTTGCCGATGTGGTGCTTGGCGGCACGGAGATACCCGATCAGGAGGGAATTATGGGCTATGGTCCTGCCCGTTACTTAACACCGCAACAGGTCAAAGCCGTTGCCCAGTCCTTGGCCGCGGTTGATTTTGCAAAACTGGTGAAGGCGTTTGATCCCAAAGATGCGGCTGCAAAAAGAATTTATGGGTTAGCGCCCTATCCTGGAAGGCCCGTAATCATCTCACTGGAAGACGTGGCGGGATTCGTAAAACCGGTCAGAGCTTTTTATGCCGAAGCCTCTCAAGACGGCAATGCCATGCTGTTGTACATAACCTAG